Proteins encoded within one genomic window of Halocatena marina:
- the aspS gene encoding aspartate--tRNA(Asn) ligase, with the protein MEDRTYTADAEPGERVTVAGWAHEIRDLGGIAFLIVRDQTGKIQVKFATDEMDESLVETGTNVTRESVVSVTGEVEEEPRAPTGVEIVPESVEVLAPAEPELPLDPSGKVDAELPTRLDNRTLDLRSEESKAIFEIRAEVLRAVREYFRSVGSTEINTPKIVATGTEGGTELFPITYFGQEAFMNQSPQLFKQLMVGSGLERVFEIGPIFRAEEHNTPRHLNEATMIDFESAFIDHHEAMDVCEGTLRAAYEAVEANCQPQLEVLDLADEFDVPTEPFARLTYEEAIERINATGELDEQLVWGDDLSTEAETALGADVGGHYFITGWPSEIKPFYIQDDDDDPDLSKGFDLMHPRMELVSGGQREHRYDELVAGFEQQGLEPEAFEYYTKMFKYGMPPHAGWAYGVERLVTTMLGLPNIREAVLFPRDRQRLSP; encoded by the coding sequence ATGGAAGATCGAACGTATACTGCGGACGCCGAACCGGGCGAGCGGGTCACGGTCGCCGGATGGGCGCACGAGATCCGCGATCTCGGAGGAATCGCCTTCCTCATTGTTCGGGATCAAACGGGGAAGATTCAAGTCAAGTTCGCTACTGACGAGATGGACGAATCACTCGTCGAGACTGGGACCAACGTCACACGCGAGAGCGTCGTCAGCGTCACTGGTGAAGTCGAGGAGGAACCACGCGCTCCGACTGGCGTCGAAATCGTTCCCGAGTCAGTCGAGGTGCTGGCCCCTGCCGAACCCGAACTCCCGCTCGACCCATCCGGAAAAGTTGACGCCGAACTACCAACGCGTCTCGACAACCGGACGCTCGATCTCCGCAGCGAGGAAAGCAAGGCGATCTTCGAGATTCGTGCCGAAGTGCTCCGAGCTGTCCGCGAGTACTTCCGGTCGGTCGGGTCCACGGAGATCAACACGCCGAAAATCGTCGCAACGGGAACTGAGGGTGGAACGGAGCTGTTCCCCATCACCTACTTCGGTCAGGAAGCGTTCATGAACCAGTCCCCACAGCTGTTCAAGCAGTTGATGGTTGGTTCTGGCTTAGAGCGCGTCTTCGAAATCGGACCCATCTTCCGCGCTGAAGAGCACAACACGCCTCGCCACCTCAACGAGGCGACGATGATCGACTTCGAAAGCGCGTTCATCGATCACCACGAGGCAATGGATGTCTGTGAAGGGACGCTTCGCGCTGCCTACGAGGCTGTCGAGGCCAACTGCCAGCCACAGCTCGAAGTGCTCGATCTCGCGGACGAATTCGACGTTCCGACTGAGCCGTTTGCTCGACTCACCTACGAGGAAGCAATCGAACGCATCAACGCAACTGGTGAGCTCGATGAACAACTGGTCTGGGGTGACGATCTCTCGACCGAAGCGGAAACGGCCTTGGGTGCAGACGTGGGGGGCCACTACTTCATCACCGGCTGGCCGAGCGAGATCAAACCGTTCTACATTCAGGACGACGACGACGATCCCGATCTCTCGAAAGGCTTTGATCTCATGCATCCACGGATGGAACTCGTCTCCGGTGGACAGCGCGAGCACCGATACGACGAGCTAGTTGCAGGGTTCGAACAGCAGGGACTCGAACCCGAAGCGTTCGAGTACTACACGAAGATGTTCAAATACGGAATGCCACCACACGCGGGCTGGGCCTACGGCGTCGAGCGTCTCGTCACGACGATGCTCGGCCTTCCCAACATCCGCGAGGCTGTCCTCTTCCCGCGCGACCGCCAACGGCTCTCGCCGTAA
- a CDS encoding protoglobin domain-containing protein → MSKPEIPGYTFGERSVPDAPIEMDEFERLKQSVMFSDEDDRYLRMAGEVLDGQTDEILDLWYGFVADHDFLLYYFTDGHGTPNEEYLERVRDRFGQWIRDTCDTPYGRDWLDYQFEIARRHHRTEKNQTDEVDAVPNIDLRYVIGFIYPITATIRTFLENSGYSDADVDKMYHAWFKSVTLQVSIWSYPYTTDDDW, encoded by the coding sequence ATGAGCAAACCAGAGATTCCCGGTTACACCTTCGGTGAGCGGTCAGTCCCGGACGCTCCGATCGAGATGGATGAGTTCGAACGCCTGAAACAGTCTGTGATGTTCTCGGACGAAGACGATCGATACCTACGGATGGCCGGCGAGGTACTGGACGGACAGACCGATGAGATCCTCGATCTGTGGTACGGGTTTGTCGCCGACCACGATTTCTTACTATACTACTTCACGGATGGGCACGGAACCCCGAACGAGGAGTATCTCGAACGTGTCAGAGATCGGTTTGGTCAGTGGATTCGCGATACGTGTGATACTCCGTACGGCCGCGACTGGCTCGATTACCAGTTCGAGATCGCTCGTCGTCACCACCGGACCGAAAAAAATCAGACGGACGAGGTCGACGCTGTACCAAATATCGATCTCCGATACGTCATCGGGTTTATTTACCCTATTACGGCGACAATCCGCACGTTCCTCGAAAACAGTGGCTACAGCGATGCGGATGTCGACAAAATGTATCACGCGTGGTTCAAATCTGTGACACTGCAGGTGTCAATATGGAGTTATCCATACACGACGGACGACGACTGGTAA
- a CDS encoding phosphoglycerol geranylgeranyltransferase, producing MNPWDDWDHIVKIDPDKTLIDGETFEDVCATGTDAIAVGGTTGMTEEKMSRVIEACGKYQLPVYIEPSHDGAVVHSDALDGYLIPVVFNAGDVAWTTGVHKEWVRLDGDINWEKTFTEAYIVLNPDSSVATVTESNCDLEADEVASYAEVAEKMFGQQIVYIEYSGTLGDPEIVQAAHETLDTASLFYGGGIHDYDSAHEMAQHADTVIVGDLVHDEGVDAVRETVKGANDMKREIRPS from the coding sequence ATGAATCCGTGGGACGACTGGGATCACATCGTCAAGATCGATCCCGATAAGACACTCATCGATGGGGAGACGTTCGAGGACGTGTGTGCGACGGGCACCGACGCTATTGCTGTCGGTGGAACCACAGGGATGACCGAAGAGAAAATGAGCCGCGTCATCGAGGCGTGTGGAAAATACCAGCTCCCGGTGTACATCGAACCGAGTCACGACGGTGCAGTCGTTCACTCAGATGCACTGGACGGATATCTTATTCCCGTCGTTTTTAACGCGGGGGACGTCGCTTGGACGACCGGCGTTCACAAGGAGTGGGTGCGGCTCGATGGTGACATCAATTGGGAAAAGACGTTCACAGAAGCCTACATCGTCCTCAATCCAGACTCGTCGGTCGCCACAGTGACGGAATCCAACTGTGATCTCGAAGCGGACGAAGTCGCTTCCTACGCCGAAGTTGCCGAGAAAATGTTCGGACAGCAGATCGTTTACATTGAGTACTCCGGCACGCTGGGCGATCCCGAAATAGTTCAGGCAGCCCACGAGACACTCGATACGGCGAGTCTCTTCTACGGTGGCGGCATTCACGATTACGACTCTGCTCACGAAATGGCCCAGCACGCAGACACTGTCATCGTTGGCGATCTCGTTCACGACGAAGGTGTCGACGCTGTCCGTGAAACCGTCAAAGGCGCAAACGATATGAAACGGGAAATCCGGCCGTCCTAA
- a CDS encoding amidohydrolase, producing MSHGQYDRLVSLRRDLHRHPEPAWREFRTTSRIVDELESIGVDTLLVGSDLIDADSRMGVPDDEEIDRWYEAARDAGAREDVLDQTAGGVTGVLAVIQQGEGPTIGLRVDIDGLPRSESTDENHTPVAEGFRSETDAMHACGHDAHTTYGLGVIESIVESDFEGTLKVVFQPAEEVIGGGKAIAESGQLDDCDHLLAAHVGLDHPTGEIVAGIDGFLAVHHFEATFTGEPAHAGAQPSKGDNAVQALAAAVQNLYAIPRHEDGATRVNPGVIEGGSATNIIPETARLEGEVRGETTELKAYMQERAMRVIESAAEMHGCTVDIESVGDAPSARSDDEIVKIVSDVASDTDGVETVLDRDSLGGSEDATYLMQRVQDNGGTAAYIGVGTDHPGGHHTATFDVDETSLPIGVDVLSETIQRLANE from the coding sequence ATGAGTCACGGACAGTACGATCGACTCGTTTCCCTTCGCCGCGATCTTCACCGCCATCCAGAGCCAGCGTGGCGTGAGTTCCGTACCACGAGTCGTATCGTCGACGAACTCGAATCAATCGGTGTCGACACATTGCTCGTTGGATCCGATCTTATTGATGCCGATTCGCGTATGGGAGTTCCTGACGATGAGGAGATCGACCGCTGGTACGAGGCGGCCCGCGATGCGGGTGCGCGCGAAGACGTTCTCGACCAGACGGCGGGCGGTGTCACCGGTGTGCTTGCCGTCATTCAACAGGGAGAAGGACCAACGATCGGTCTCCGGGTCGACATCGACGGGCTTCCGCGTTCTGAGAGCACTGATGAGAACCACACCCCTGTAGCCGAAGGATTTCGCTCCGAAACGGATGCGATGCACGCCTGCGGTCACGATGCACACACCACCTACGGACTCGGCGTCATCGAATCCATCGTCGAGAGCGATTTCGAGGGAACATTGAAAGTCGTCTTCCAGCCTGCTGAGGAAGTCATTGGCGGCGGGAAGGCGATCGCAGAGAGTGGACAGTTGGACGACTGTGATCATTTGCTCGCTGCCCACGTCGGTCTCGATCATCCAACGGGCGAAATCGTCGCCGGAATCGACGGCTTTCTTGCGGTACATCACTTCGAGGCGACGTTCACCGGCGAACCCGCTCACGCAGGTGCACAGCCGAGCAAAGGAGACAACGCAGTGCAGGCGCTCGCTGCTGCAGTGCAAAATCTCTATGCCATTCCTCGACACGAAGACGGTGCGACACGCGTCAACCCGGGCGTCATCGAGGGAGGCAGCGCGACGAACATCATCCCAGAAACAGCTCGGCTCGAAGGCGAAGTCCGCGGAGAGACGACCGAACTCAAAGCATACATGCAAGAGCGGGCGATGCGCGTTATCGAAAGCGCTGCCGAAATGCACGGTTGTACGGTCGATATCGAATCAGTAGGAGACGCTCCGAGTGCAAGAAGCGACGACGAGATCGTCAAGATTGTCTCTGATGTGGCGAGCGACACGGATGGCGTAGAAACTGTTCTCGATCGGGACAGCCTCGGTGGAAGTGAGGACGCCACCTATCTCATGCAACGCGTCCAAGACAACGGCGGCACGGCAGCCTACATCGGCGTTGGAACTGACCATCCCGGTGGACATCACACCGCGACCTTCGACGTGGACGAAACGTCGCTCCCGATCGGCGTCGATGTGCTGAGCGAAACGATCCAACGGCTCGCAAACGAGTAG
- a CDS encoding uS10/mL48 family ribosomal protein, whose translation MTFVTTLRFTSGDRRVLDDVVNDIKQTAKRKGAELKGPHSKSPNAVRVPLSNCPGRDGGLIDSWRYTIYTRTIHIIGHSEFARATAGRDFPDDIHVEVDVERRTGAGRT comes from the coding sequence ATGACCTTCGTTACGACACTCCGGTTCACGAGCGGCGACCGTCGCGTTCTCGATGACGTCGTCAACGACATCAAACAGACAGCCAAGCGAAAGGGTGCTGAGTTGAAAGGCCCACACTCGAAATCACCGAACGCGGTTCGTGTTCCACTCTCGAACTGTCCTGGAAGAGACGGCGGACTGATCGATTCGTGGCGGTATACCATCTACACTCGAACAATACACATCATCGGCCATAGCGAATTTGCTCGTGCGACTGCTGGCCGTGATTTTCCCGACGATATCCACGTTGAGGTCGATGTCGAGCGCAGAACGGGAGCAGGTCGGACCTAA
- a CDS encoding bis(5'-nucleosyl)-tetraphosphatase has translation MIEATSAGAILFRDTRGRREYLLLKSRTGDWEFPKGGVEGTEELQQTAIREVAEEAGIDNIRLIDGFREDYDYVFQAGSSTIHKTVHLFIAKSFEASAELSSEHNDLQWRDYEQAINTLTQNGPRSVLENAHVFLENGGLNN, from the coding sequence ATGATTGAGGCCACGAGCGCCGGGGCAATCCTGTTCCGTGATACGCGTGGCCGTCGTGAGTACTTGCTCCTCAAAAGCCGAACGGGTGATTGGGAATTCCCGAAAGGCGGCGTTGAGGGGACCGAAGAGCTACAGCAGACGGCCATCCGCGAAGTCGCAGAAGAGGCTGGTATCGACAACATCCGGCTCATCGATGGATTTCGAGAGGATTACGACTACGTCTTCCAGGCTGGTAGCAGCACAATCCACAAAACAGTCCATCTGTTCATTGCGAAATCGTTCGAAGCGAGCGCAGAACTGTCGTCGGAACACAATGATTTGCAGTGGCGCGATTACGAACAAGCGATCAACACACTCACCCAAAACGGACCGCGATCCGTCCTCGAGAACGCGCATGTGTTTCTCGAAAATGGTGGGTTGAACAACTGA
- a CDS encoding DUF5787 family protein encodes MTSPEFTFELRVCQWAEQHWPPSRSATASNGESDGAAPTNTNPERVLIARQLGTKHRRWDTIVIESDRQRLAERARFGSERLNSDLLHVVQNAPSEWVYYRDVLPDPGYPWRYVRDAIHVADDRGIIETRRQGNRIEIRRKWPYPDWVRRIVAIENKPDLDASAADSLSDQLQRDVALSLADEVWVATRTTGATVEPALLERLPIDVGILTVDRATERKSLDVTVAWHPRSLDSGGVGTRILDRPDGGAYDHSAAQFEYADTDWKATKRLEIAERAYERGWRSYVETMRPDCRHFTLCCSAGDSLPWCQAKNRSQTSSECSGSCPSFEPEPPTWRTHGWPIEGGPGNGLKHLLDRQRERQRRY; translated from the coding sequence GTGACATCGCCCGAGTTCACGTTCGAACTCCGTGTTTGCCAGTGGGCCGAGCAACACTGGCCACCCAGCCGATCAGCCACTGCCAGCAACGGTGAGAGCGACGGGGCAGCTCCGACCAACACCAATCCTGAACGAGTGCTGATTGCTCGTCAGCTCGGCACGAAACACCGGCGCTGGGACACTATTGTTATCGAAAGCGATCGGCAACGACTCGCTGAACGGGCACGATTTGGTTCCGAACGGCTCAATTCTGATCTCCTGCACGTCGTTCAGAACGCGCCCTCAGAGTGGGTCTACTACCGGGATGTGCTCCCCGATCCTGGCTATCCATGGCGATACGTCCGCGATGCAATTCACGTGGCCGATGATCGAGGAATCATCGAAACTCGCCGGCAGGGAAATCGCATCGAGATCCGTCGCAAGTGGCCGTACCCCGACTGGGTTCGCCGTATCGTAGCGATCGAGAACAAACCCGACCTCGATGCGAGTGCAGCTGATTCTCTCTCGGATCAGCTACAACGTGATGTCGCACTCTCGCTTGCGGATGAGGTCTGGGTAGCAACACGAACGACCGGCGCGACGGTCGAACCAGCGCTTCTCGAACGTCTCCCGATTGACGTCGGTATTCTCACTGTGGATCGCGCGACCGAGCGCAAGTCGCTCGATGTGACGGTAGCGTGGCATCCTCGTTCGCTCGATAGTGGCGGTGTCGGTACGCGTATTCTTGATCGTCCCGACGGTGGCGCGTACGACCACTCTGCAGCCCAATTCGAGTACGCTGACACCGACTGGAAAGCCACAAAACGACTCGAAATAGCCGAACGAGCGTACGAACGAGGCTGGCGTTCGTACGTCGAAACGATGCGCCCGGACTGTCGTCACTTCACCCTCTGCTGTTCTGCTGGTGACTCGCTCCCGTGGTGTCAAGCGAAGAATCGATCGCAAACGTCCAGCGAGTGTTCGGGGTCGTGTCCGTCGTTCGAACCGGAACCTCCCACGTGGCGCACACACGGCTGGCCCATCGAAGGCGGTCCCGGAAACGGCCTCAAGCATCTCCTCGACCGTCAACGGGAGCGCCAACGTCGGTACTGA
- a CDS encoding DUF5797 family protein — protein MTLSDEAKERLADVVALQPTKNKELQDRWGIDSGSEIHQYLESELKEYYYRDENSLIRATPEAAKLVGMESDEDVLSVPELQACIIDVIAEPDAEPESVVSVLHGVRDTGLDPTTDEVRSALRKLQDRGLVEVVQKTVPTFRLAIERSEITVEVLE, from the coding sequence GTGACACTTTCCGACGAAGCGAAAGAGCGACTTGCGGACGTAGTAGCCCTCCAGCCGACCAAGAACAAAGAATTACAAGATCGGTGGGGGATCGACAGTGGAAGTGAGATTCACCAGTACCTCGAGTCGGAGCTAAAGGAGTATTACTACCGCGATGAGAACAGTCTGATCCGCGCAACGCCGGAAGCCGCCAAACTAGTAGGGATGGAATCAGACGAGGATGTTCTCAGCGTTCCCGAACTGCAGGCGTGTATTATCGATGTGATTGCAGAGCCAGACGCGGAACCAGAGAGCGTCGTCTCGGTGCTTCATGGGGTACGTGACACCGGGCTCGATCCAACGACAGACGAGGTGCGCTCTGCGCTCCGGAAGCTCCAAGACCGGGGACTCGTCGAGGTCGTTCAAAAGACAGTCCCGACGTTCCGACTCGCCATCGAGCGAAGCGAGATAACCGTCGAAGTACTCGAATAA
- a CDS encoding mechanosensitive ion channel, which produces MNRIVLQLGGEQILGDIASDVASFLPRLVAAIIVLIVGWVLGRLLGRVVTTVLQEANFGRFVRGTPLGDKDSDGEGLSRGLGKLLKYFIYYLAVLAAADILGIQILTQLLSDIGAYLPVILGAAIILVIGFIIGRVLEDIIADLIGGFGFDVHLKGTPLEGLTARRGLGGLIGQIVALYVYFLTLIAAADTLNIPILSGLLTTITAYIPQFIGGFIVLLVGIWLGDWIGTQIADTDTRRLTDLIGTGIKIFIYYLTITMALQTAGFEASILNTLFTIVMTALFGALAIAFIIAVGVGGALGSKEYIADNISNWVEGAQESVSLEDSGSDRAGDTGGFESPDEG; this is translated from the coding sequence ATGAACCGAATCGTACTTCAACTGGGAGGAGAGCAAATTCTCGGGGATATTGCCTCGGATGTGGCGTCATTCCTCCCTCGACTCGTCGCGGCGATCATCGTGCTGATCGTCGGATGGGTTCTCGGTCGGTTGTTGGGAAGGGTGGTTACAACGGTCCTTCAGGAGGCTAATTTCGGACGATTCGTCCGGGGGACACCGCTAGGAGACAAAGACAGCGACGGTGAAGGGCTCTCCCGCGGACTGGGGAAACTGTTGAAGTACTTCATCTACTACCTCGCGGTATTGGCTGCTGCCGATATTCTCGGAATTCAGATACTCACTCAGTTACTCTCGGATATCGGGGCGTACCTGCCAGTCATCCTCGGAGCCGCGATCATTCTCGTTATCGGGTTCATCATCGGGCGTGTTCTCGAAGACATCATCGCTGACCTCATCGGAGGGTTCGGGTTCGACGTACATCTCAAAGGGACACCTCTCGAAGGACTCACCGCAAGGCGTGGACTCGGTGGACTCATCGGGCAGATCGTCGCGCTGTACGTCTACTTCCTTACACTCATCGCTGCCGCTGATACGCTCAACATTCCGATTCTCTCAGGGCTGCTTACCACAATCACCGCGTACATTCCCCAGTTCATCGGTGGTTTCATCGTGCTGTTGGTCGGAATCTGGCTGGGTGATTGGATCGGCACTCAGATTGCCGATACGGATACCCGTCGACTGACCGACCTCATCGGAACCGGCATTAAAATATTCATCTACTATCTCACGATTACGATGGCACTCCAAACGGCTGGGTTCGAAGCCTCCATTCTCAACACGCTCTTTACGATCGTGATGACCGCACTCTTTGGCGCGCTTGCTATCGCGTTCATTATCGCTGTCGGTGTTGGCGGGGCACTCGGCTCGAAAGAGTATATTGCAGACAACATTTCCAACTGGGTCGAAGGCGCACAGGAATCGGTCTCTCTCGAAGACAGTGGGTCGGATCGTGCTGGTGACACTGGCGGGTTCGAATCACCAGACGAAGGCTGA
- a CDS encoding cytochrome c oxidase subunit 3 encodes MDMAMETTEEHDEHHHLPAVEDWPRGFGEASWWPFIAAFGGAGLYIGAGLFILGNGDEPLVDPLAGPIVFIASTLVFLAGLYGWLYHAFVVDFWSGEASESSGRGLRLGMLLFLGSEIATFGAGFVYYFFIRAGGSWAGTHIPEGLLGAIVLVNTLILVVSSVTLHLAHLALLKGNHSRFVRWLGLTLFLGIVFIGGQVYEYYEFIIHEGFTLTEGIFASAFFGLTGLHGLHVSLGGALLGIVFIRSLYGQYSAERHISVSTVSMYWHFVDAVWIFLVVVIYVGSVVSL; translated from the coding sequence GTGGATATGGCAATGGAGACAACGGAAGAACACGATGAACACCACCACTTGCCAGCCGTTGAGGATTGGCCGCGCGGCTTCGGCGAGGCGAGTTGGTGGCCATTCATCGCAGCTTTCGGAGGGGCCGGCCTCTATATTGGTGCCGGACTGTTCATTCTGGGTAACGGTGACGAACCGCTCGTAGATCCACTCGCCGGTCCGATCGTATTCATCGCAAGCACACTCGTCTTCCTCGCTGGTCTCTACGGCTGGCTGTACCACGCGTTCGTCGTCGACTTCTGGAGCGGTGAAGCGTCTGAGTCGAGTGGTCGTGGGCTCCGCCTCGGAATGTTGCTCTTTCTCGGGAGTGAAATCGCAACGTTCGGTGCCGGGTTCGTCTACTACTTCTTCATTCGTGCCGGTGGAAGTTGGGCAGGTACCCATATTCCAGAGGGACTGCTCGGCGCGATCGTATTGGTCAATACGTTGATTCTGGTCGTGAGCAGTGTTACGCTTCACCTCGCCCACCTCGCACTCCTGAAGGGGAATCATTCACGATTCGTTCGATGGCTCGGTCTAACACTCTTTCTCGGCATCGTCTTCATCGGTGGACAGGTGTATGAGTACTACGAGTTCATTATCCACGAAGGATTCACGCTCACCGAAGGCATCTTCGCAAGCGCCTTCTTCGGTCTAACGGGACTCCACGGTCTGCACGTCTCACTCGGTGGGGCCCTTCTCGGCATCGTCTTTATCCGCTCGTTGTACGGCCAGTACTCCGCTGAACGCCACATTTCGGTCAGTACTGTCTCGATGTATTGGCACTTTGTCGATGCTGTCTGGATTTTCCTCGTCGTCGTAATCTACGTTGGTTCAGTCGTTAGCCTCTAA